The window GTCAGCTTTGTTCTGGTTGTGGCTACAAAAACAAAGACGTTAAAAATCTCGGATTACGTGAATGGGAATGCCCTAAATGTCATACCTATCATAATCGAGATATTAACGCAGGAATCAATCTTAAAAACGAAGCCCTAAGACTTCTAACCGCAGGGACTGCGGGGATCGCCTAATCAATAACTGGTGGATACACTGGTGTTCTTAGGAATCCCCTTCTTCAAACAACCCGTAAGGGTGTTAAGGAGGGGTAGTTCAATAGATCTGACCAGTTCCAATTCATTAAAAAACAAACGCAAATTCTCATAAATGGACATTCTAGCGTAAATGACAGGAATGTTCTCAACGCTCTAAAATCATTGGCAAGTGATAAAGTGTCCAATCTATTTTTCGATATTAACGCTGAACAAAAAAGGTTAGTGGAACCCATCATCGAGGTGGTGGACAGCGTGAAGGCGGAAGAATATTTGGTCAAATTAAAGCCTTATGTTATCCCTTTTAAACAAGTAACAGAGCAGACAGTGAAAAAACTTTTTCCGAAAGCCAAGAAGTTGAGGTTACCATCTTTAGATGAAATAGATCCCAAAGAATTGACGTATCTCGGCTGGAACGATAAGGGTACCAATAAAAAGTATATTATTGCACTTTGCCAAAATCATTTCATTGGGCTACATGGAACTTTTACCCTTGCAAGCAAAAAGGGATTTTGTACTCTTTGCAACAGTCATGGGGAAGTGGGCCTATTTATGTCAGAAACAAAAGGCGTTGCCCAGGGAACTTTCATTCGAAGAGGAAACTATATTTGCCAAGATAGCCAGAAATGCAATGAAAACTTGATATCGTTGGAGAAGCTAGAGAATTTTATTGAGGTTTTAAAGGCTAAAAGCAATCTGTAACTCTAGCAGTGTACAATGATTTATGTTCACTCTGATTTTAAAGCGATTTTATTGAATATAATATACTAATTAGTATGTTCAGATGATTAAGTGTAATATGACAATAAATGAGATGATTCAAATTTGTGTAAATTTAATTCTTACTTGACAGATGAGAATTATATAGTTTAAAATTAATTAAAATATTTAGAATTATTTTCCGTGCTGACTAGATCTCTAGAGGCTCTCTATTCAAGATGAATGCATCTTGAATAGAGAGCCTTTTATTATTTAGGCTGTGTTAAAGCATGGTAAACAGAGCCGTTATTTAAAAAGGAAGTTGGGATCAATTCAGAATCCGTTTTTTGGAAATCAATAATGATAAATCTAAAAATAGGAGTGATTCAGGTGGGCGATATTCTTCGGAAAGCAGTAGAAGATAGACGTAAAAAATTAATAGAGAAATTAATTGCTTTTAATGTGTATAAGAAAGAAGATAAGCATCTTTTTGAGTTATCTTTAACAGAACTTGAAAATGAATATAGAGGATTTCAATTATATAGTCATCCTCATGGTGATTTTGGATCAATCCAATTTTATTAGCAATAAATCAAAATAGTGGTCCTTGGCATAGTTACATAAAAAAACCATTTAATTGATGTTTTTCATTATAATAAAGATTTTTCTTAACCATGAAGAATAGAGACGGGTCCAAAAAACCTGTCCTTACAATAGAAATATCGTATTTTAATGGGGCAAAGGGACAAACACAAAGGAGATCGATATCATGAAGACCCAAAATGAAAATTTGGTAGGGATAATAAGAAAAACAAATAAACAGTTCGAAACAAGTAAATATCTTAATTTGCCAGATCTACAGTTTTTTAATTGGTGCAATCGAAAATATGGGGTCAATAGAGGTGTTTATAATACGATTGATCAATGGTTTTATGAGTATGGGATTGTCGAAATTCAATACCGTAGAATTCAGATTTTGGCATTCTTAGAATTTAATAAAGATGAACGGCTAGTGGAAGATCAACATAAATTTATCCGATTTGGTCATGGAGGCCTTACAAAAAGGCTGAATGAATTTATTAATGAAAGTGAACAAAGCAGAAATGTAATAAAACTGGAGATAAGATAAAAAAATATAATCCTTTCATTTTTTTTAAGTATAAATACAACTATTTAGGTAGGAATAGTTTGTGATTAAATATCAGAACATTCTTAAAGGGGGGATTGGTGTGAAGTCAATGTTAATTATTGGCGGAGATCATCTCGGTAAAATTACCCAAAGGCTAGAAGGAGAAGGGTTTAACGAAGTGACCCATTTAAATTGCCGAAAAAAAAGATGATACGAAAAGGAAAAGGAATACCAGGGAAATTTGATTTAATTTTAGTGTTAACAGATTTTATCAGCCACAGCGATTCAGGAGCTATTAAACGAAAGGCGCAGGATCAAGGGATTCCCATCTGTTTTTCCAAAAGGTCATGGTGTTCTATCTATCAGGAAATTAGCGGTAAGTTAAATAGATGATAACGAAAAACAATCAAACTAAAAATGACTAACAAAATGTATGTTAAATTGTTAGTCATTTTTTATTGTTTTATCAAGTTTTTCACATAGTAAATCCTCTAATTTGAAATAGAAAATGCACAGCGATTTGCTAGTGAACAATTACTGGTGTACACCTACATTTTGCACAATGGTGATTGGAGTGGAAGGCGCGAAGACTCCTGCGGGAGCAGCGGGACAGGCGAGACCCCGCAGGCGCTTTAGCGCCGAGGAGGCTCACCGCCCGACCCGCGGAAAGCGAAGCGTCTGGAACGGAAATCACCATCCTAGTTTTTACAGAGACTTTTTATAAAAAAGCATTATTGGAAGAATGTAAATAAACACAAACTTTATTGCGGCCCGTTCTTTTTGCTTGATACAATGCTTTATCAGCATCGTCGATTAATAGTGCAGGATCCTTTGTCGTTTCATCAAAACAAGCCAAACCAATAGAAATAGTAATATTAATTTTTTTACATGAGCTCAGTATGAATAAGTGGCTTTCAACATTCCTTCTTATCAACTCGCCAATTTCTACCGCTCGTTTCATCGGACAGTCTAAAAGAATGACAGAAAATTCTTCACCACCGTTCCTACTGACAATGTCAAAGGACCTTGCGGAATTTTTTAAAATGTCACCTAGTTCTTTTAATACAAGGTCTCCTTCTTTATGTCCATAAGTATCATTTACTTTTTTAAAAAAATTTTCTATAGTTATTTAGTCCTGTAAGTCCATCTGTTAAGGACTCAGATTTAAATCGATTAAATAGCTCTTGGCTACTTCGCAAGTATTCCAAAATGTAAAAAGCGATAAACCCACCTAAATAAGAAATAACCAAGAAAACAGGTATTAATAATATTAGTATAGTAACATCTTTTATTACGTATGAATAAAAAACAGAATAAATGAGGTTTGAAATTGTTAGTATAACTAATACTTTTATTTTTTTTGATAATTCCTTTTTTGAAAAGTAAAGAGAAACAATTAAATTGAAACGATGAGGATAGCAGCTAGATACGAAGAAGAATTTATTCCAATTAAAAAACGACCAAAAATCACCAATACCATTGAAACCAATGCTGGCACAGCACCACCATATAATGAAAGCAATATGATTGGGATATGTCTAAGATCAATGATGGTATTACCTAAATGAATACTATATAACATGAGAATGTTGCTTAATATTCCTCCAAGGGCACCTAATAGTAATCTTTAGGTAGTGGAGATGTCTTTTCTAGTGGAGAAGAATTCGTTAATTGGGTGTAAAGGAAAAGTAATGAAGTCATTATACCTAAATTTGAAAGAAGTTCTTTAAATATCATATACATCACCAATATAAAAATATCATATTATCTGATAATTTACAAATAATTTTTGACAAAGTTCGACATTGCTTTTCCAGAAAAGAGAGTGACCGAAGAGAGAAAAAACGCAACGATTAACAGAAAAGGGAAGTTGTGGCCACCTGAAGTAGAAATTAGTATAAGAAAGTGCGGATTCATTAAATGTTATGTTACGATAAAATAAGAGATGTTATTAATCAAGGACGGGGGTTTACCATATGTACAGCTTTAAAAACGATTACAGTGAAGGCGCACATCCAAGAATCCTAAATGCTTTAATTGAATCTAACTTTGTGCAGGAGGAGGGCTATGGAGAAGATCGTTATTCCCAAAAAGCGATTGCACTGTTAAAGGAAAGAATGGACTGCACAGACGTCGATATTCATTTTTTAACAGGAGGAACACAAACCAATTTAACCGCTATTTCAGCTTTTCTAAGACCACATGAAGCCGCTATCGCAGCTAGTACAGGGCATATTCTCGGACATGAGACAGGTGCAATCGAAGCGACAGGACATAAAATCATTTCAATAGATACTGAAGATGGCAAACTTAGCCCTTCGCACTTGGAAGCTGCACTCGATGCTCATCCAGATGAACACATGGTTAAGCCTAAGTTAGTTTACATATCTAATTCCACCGAAATAGGTTCTATTTATAAAAAGAAAGAACTGGAGCAGTTAAGTCGTTTCTGCCGTGAGCATAATCTTGTATTATTTATGGATGGTGCAAGACTCGGGTCAGCTCTTTGCTCTGCAGAAAATGACCTCGAGTTGATCGATCTGCCTGCACTTGTAGATGCTTTTTATATTGGCGGAACTAAGAATGGTGCACTAATCGGTGAGGCTTTAGTCATTTGCCGTGATTACCTTAAAAAGGATTTTCGCTACCATATAAAGCAAAAAGGTGGGCTCCTTGCAAAAGGAAGACTATTGGGAGTACAGTTTCTTGAACTTTTTCGGGATAATTTGTTCTTTGATTCTGCCACCCATGCGAATAATATGGCTGACTTGCTGAGGGATGAAATAAGCAAAGCCAATATTAAGTTCCTGAACCATTCTCCATCGAACCAAATATTTCCGATTCTACCCAATTCACTTATAACCGAGCTCCAAAATAAGTATTCATTTCATATTTGGGAAAAGGTCGATTCGGATCATTCTGCCATTCGGCTAGTAACTTCTTGGGCTACAAAAGAGGGTGAGGTACTCGCATTTATAGAGGACATAAAGGCATTAAAAAAGTAGTGTCTAATCAAATATTAGGAATCGAAGGATTTTTAATAATATTGAATTTTGGAAAACTATATTAATATTCTGTATAATTGAGCGGAGGCATAATAGTAGGATACTATGATAATAGTACGAAATCCTTAAATTGTATCACAGTATTATTTAGAACGATTTTTGAGGGGATGAATATGTCCAAGAAATTAGTTTATATTAAATTGATGCATACAATCATCTGGGTTTTTTACGTATTAATCATTTCCTACATAGTATTTGCAGGTCTTTATAACCAAATAAATTTATATACGTGGCTTGCAATTGGCTCAGTCATTTTTGAAGGAATAATTTTGATCATTTTTAAAGGGAAATGCCCATTAACGATTTTGGGGTATAAATACACAGAAAATCAAGAGGTTGGATTTGATATCTATTTGCCAAGATGGTTAGCAAAAAACAACAAATTGATATTTGGTACGATATACGTGACTGGGTTACTCCTAGTAATTTATAGATTGTTAAATTAAGGGAAGTCCTTTGGGCTTCCCTTAATAATCTTTATACTATCAGGAGTCTAACACATCGAAAATAATCACTTTGACTTTAATAACTTTAAACTAGACTTGCTTTTTTGTGAAAAAGGCAAAAATAATAGATTATTATCTATTTTTATAGGAAAATAGGATTACTACTATAAAAAAGCTTTAGTGCAAAAGCTCTGATTTTGACAAAATTTAGTAGACTTGTGATTGTCATCATCTGAAGAAAAGAACAAAAAGAATAGCTCCTCCGATTATTGGTAGCTATTTTGATGAGAGGGGTTTCTAACTTAATATGCTTTTAAGTATCACGATGCTGTTTTTAGGGTTACTGTTAGGATTTATTGGAGCCGGGGGCTCTGGGTTTATCATTGCAATTTTAGTGACCGTTTTTCACATTCCAATCCATGAGGCGCTTGGCACTGCTGTACCAGTTATGTTTATTAACGTAATAACTGGAAGCATGAGTCATTTTCGCGAAGGGAATATATATGTAAAGCAAGGGCTTTTGGTTGGGTTATTCGGGGGAATTGGCGCTTATTTTGGCATGCGTTTAACAACACTTATTAATCCAAATGTGTTAATGCTATTTACCGTTTTCGCACTGGCGTCATCTGGAGTTCTCATTTGGTTAAAAACAAGGATGAAACTCCAAAAGGAAGAAGTGAAGAAGGAGCCTGTCTTTTTAAGTTACGTTGGGATAGGTCTTGGAAATGGATTGATTTCGGGCACTTTTGGAATTGGCGCTGCACCATTTATTCAGTTATCCTTGTTAAAATGGCTTCATTTTCCAATGAGGATTGCAGCAGGAACCACCATGCTGGTCCTATTGCCGGTTGCATTTTTTGCGTCCATTGGGTCCATTCAAAATGGATACTTTGATCTTATGCTGTTTTTTCAAGTAGCGATTAGCACAATGTTTGGGACGTACGTTGGAGCAAAATTAACGAGTAAACTCCCTCAAGTATTCTTGCGCTATGGAATTGTCGTAACACCAATCGTAAGCGCGACTTTACTGTTAATGAATTTTTTATGAGGAAAGCAGTATTATTTTCATTACCGATATACAAACTAGATAATCGAAAGATAAGTTGCTATTATATTAGTTGAAAATGCCTATCATGAGTGAATGTAAACTTTTGCTCATCGTTAGCTTATTGGTTTTGAATTACATTTTAGGATGAGGGAATATAATGTCAACAAAAACGAGAGAGTCAAAAAAAATAGCTAGGTATTCATTAATTATCATGGGGATAGGTTTTATTGCAACCATCCCATTTCAAGGTTCATTTTGGGTAAATTTATTACAGGGTGGGTTTGAGGCAGGGCTAGTAGGTGGACTTGCTGATTGGTTTGCGGTTACCGCACTTTTTCGCCATCCATTAGGATTACCAATCCCTCATACTTCTCTACTAGCAAATAACCGAAAAAGAATGACAAATGGGCTTGTTTCGACCATAAAAAATGATTGGCTTTCTAAGGAAAGTATTCAGGGGAAAGTAAAACAAGTTCATTTTTCAGATAAGCTAGTGACAAGGATAGAACAAGAGATACATACTGAACCGTTTAGAAACGGTCTGATAAAGATGATAAAAGAAATAATTTGTAATATCGATGTTGAAAAAATTTCTCCATTTGTAAAAAAACAAATTACTTCTGCTCTTTCAAAAATTGATATGAGTAAATTTCTCCAACTACTAAGTACACAATTACTTAAAGAACAATTTGATCAAAGGGTTTTGGATCATATTTTGAAAAAAGCTGAGACCTGGCTTAAACAAGAACAAACAAGTCAACGCTTAGGTACAGTTTCCATGAATTTACTCAACAAAATTGAATTAGATGGGATCCTTCAATTTGCCCTTAATTCCATTAAAAATATACTCAGTGAGGAAAAACTTGGAAATATAGTGAAAAAACTATTATTAAGCGGCATCCATAGTTTGCAGGATAGTAATGATCAGAACAGAGCAGCTTTAATCTTATATATTCGAAAAGAAATACAAGGCATTAATGAAAACTCGGAGCTATTAGAGGGTATTGAAAAATGGAAAAATCAACTTCTGGAGAACTGGGAGCCTGATGAAACCATTACAAACATGCTGATACACATTCAAAAGAATGTATTAGAACTAATTGAAACTCAAAGTTTTATGGATATCTATCTAATTCCCTTAATTAATCATACCTTAGGCAAAATAAAAGAAAGAAATACTAATATTGATAACTGGATTCAAAACCAAATCGTTAACCTTATTGAAAATAACCATTCACAGATAGGCAATCTCGTTCAGGAGAATTTAGATAAGCTGGACGATGAAACCTTGATTGATATGATGGAAAATAACATTGGTAAAGATTTGCAGTGGATCCGTGTGAACGGAGCAGTTTGTGGTTTTATTATTGGAATTATCCTAACAGGAATCCAAGTAGTAGCTAGCCTCATGCAATTTTCTTTGTAGGTCAATAAAAATGAAGCCATTCTCACAGGAAGAGAATGGCTTCTTTGCTTTCGATTTTGAAGTGCAAAATTACAATTAGTGACTGAAATCGAATTAGAATTTGCAGCTGAATAAAAAAACTAATTAACACAATAGACGATACTGAAAAAAATCTGAACTTTTGCTTCATTTTTATTACATTATTCAACATTTGACCCCGTTATTTGAATAAAAGTCATCTTAATGTGGATGTATTCTCGAATATGGGGAAATTCACTCATCTTTTGCGGTGTTCTAATCGACTTTTCGAGATATATGCTCGACTTTTCGAGATATATGCTCAACTTTTCAGGATATATGCTCGACTTTTCGATATATATGCTCAACTTTTCAGGATGTATGCTCGACTTTCAGGATATATGCTCGACTTTCAGAATGTATGCTCGACTTTCAGAATATATGCTATCTTTATTAACATAAATATCCATTAATCAGGTGCAAATTCCTATGCTATATACCCTTAGACCCCGTCAAGTCAAAAAAAGTAGTAGTCCAATTTATATAAATTGGGCTACTACTTGGTTTATTATTTACAGTTTTGTACTCGAAAACCTGACACGTGACAGGCTCGAAGTTATTTTTTATTAACTTGGCGTCCGCTTTTTTTCTGACTTTGTGAACTAGTGTTTCCAATTTGAAAATCATTACCTAATTCAACATCGTTTCTTTTATCCTGTTTCTCAATTTGCTCTCTGGTTTGATCCTTATTTTGTCTGCCTTGATTGGACATTCTTTCCCATCTCACTTTCAAATATTATCGTTTTTATTATGCTCAAGTATTTAGAAAAAAATTATAGGGTGATCAAATAATATGTTGTTTTTAAAACATAAAAATGAACAAAAAGTGTCTGAATAGTGATTTATTTAATAGGAATTACCCTCTGTCAGAATTATATTTAAAGTAATAATATCCGAAAAGGCAAACTAGTCGAAAGATTCTCGCGTAAAGCTCCGGGTCTAAGTCGTAAAATAACCATCCAGATGAATGTCCCAAAGAAAGGACAAAAAAGATGAATACTACTAACTTGAAAAGAAAACTATTTATCTTGATCTATTTTGTCACCTTTAGCATATTTCTTTATTATTGGAAGGGGCATCCTATCGTATCTTTGATAGGAACATGTGTATTTTCGAGTATAGCCTACGCGATTAGCACAACTTGGCTGATATCCTCTTTCAGGAAAATTACCGGCAAACAAAGGTATATTTGGTTATGGTTAGGATTATGTGGATTTTGTCTTTTAGTTGCACAACTTTACTGGACAATTTACCAAATCACATTTCAAACGATTCCATATGGGAATTTGGGTGATTTGATTAGATTAATAGGGTATGTCATGAACTTAATTGCCCTTTTTTATGTCATGAAGGTGATGAAAGATACCATTCCAATGATTGCATTCTTATTTCATGTCGTTATTTTAATGATTGTTGGCTTTAGCATCTGTTGGTCTTTTATTATTCACCCGATTTTAAATTATCCGCGAGAACTTTCTGTTTTATCATCCTCAATCTCGACAGGGTATATCCTATTAGACGCCAGTTTATTTTTTGCTATCATTTGTTTATTGTATAGTTCCTTCAATCCCGCAGTTAGAAAAGTATTCTATATGATTTCCTTACCGCTATTAATCCAAATAATGGCGGATGCCTTCTATAATTATCAATCCTATTATGAAAAATATACGAATGGAAACTACGTTAATCTATTATGGCCAATGGCGCAATTGTTAATGGGATTATCAGCACTTTTATCACGGGAATTCCAATGGATACAAAGGGAGTCTCGTATGAAAATAGGTTCACCGGAGAATAAAGGGTTTTACATCACCTATATCAGTTCTGGTCTATTTCTCATTGTTTCCCTGGTCTATCATCAAGGAAAGTTAGATGTGCTCCAAATTGGAATTTATTTGATTATGTTACTTTTGCTATTCAAACAAGTTTTCAGCACGATTGAGAATAGGAGAATGATTGAAAAATTATACAGGCTGGCAGGCTCAGAATCAACTAATCAAACAGGCACAGGTTCTACTAAAAGAGGAAATTACATACAAGGTTTATTTTTAAAAATTGAGGAATTAGTTCATTTTGACGCACTAACAAAGCTGGCGAATAATAGCTTATTTCATAAACGAGTTCAACTAGAAATAGACTTAATGCAGCATAGGGAAGGGAAGTTCTCAATTCTGTTTATCGATATGGATCGTTTCAAAAATATTAATGATCGCTTGGGGCATCATGGAGGTAATTTGTTATTACAACAAATTGCCGATCGATTTTGTTCGACTCTGGGCGGGAAAGCGATGATTTCAAGGATGTCTGGAGATGAATTTACCATCCTCTTACCAGATACTAATCAACAAAAATCGATTTTGGTTGCTGAAAAAATCATTCATGAATTCTCAAAGCCCTTTTTCATAAAAGGAAATGAAGTATATTCAACCGCAAGCATAGGTATTAGCATCTATCCTGATCATGGCAATGATGTTGATGTATTGATGAAGAATGCCGACACCGCCATGTATTTAGCAAAAGAGGAGGGGAAAAATCAATTTAAGATCTTTAGCGTAACGCTACAACAAAAACAGACAAGAAGAATAGAGTTAGAATCACAATTAAGAAGGGCGATTCAACAAGAACAATTTTTGCTGTATTATCAGCCATTGGTGGAATTGGGTTCTGGTGGTGTCGTTGGAACGGAAGCTCTTATTCGCTGGAATCATCCTGAATTAGGAATGATATCGCCGCTTGAATTCATTCCTTTAGCTGAAGATACAGGATTAATTGAGCCTATTGGTACCTGGGTGATGAAAACAGCTTGTCAACAAATGAAAGAATGGCAGGAAGCTGGTTTAACGAATATCTTTATTTCTGTTAATGTATCAGCAAAACAATTTAAGGATCCGCTGTTTACCAGTAAGGTGGTGGGAATCCTCAGTGAAACGGGGTTAGACCCTCATTTGTTAAAAATTGAACTAACGGAAAGTGTGCTTCAAGATATTGAAATCATGATCCCAATTTTAATGAGGCTGAAGGATTTGGGAGTGAAAATAGCGATTGATGATTTTGGAACTGGGTATTCATCTCTAGCTTACTTAAAGCATTTGCCAATTGATTGTTTAAAGATAGATAAGGCATTTATTGATGAATTGATCGATAACCCAGAGGGTCCTTTAGTTAAAACGATCATGAGCATGGGAAAAAACCTACAATATGAGGTCATAGCTGAAGGAATTGAAACGAAGGAACAAGTAAAATTTTTAAAAGAAATAGACTGTGTTTTAGGGCAAGGGTATTATTACAGCCGACCTTTGTCAGCTACCGAGTTTGAATCCTATGTCAACGAGTCATATTTAACTGCGGCGGTGTCCTAATTGGCTAGGGAACGAGAAAAATTTTAAAAGTAAAAATAATAAAGGTTGAAGTTTAGTGAAGAATCAGATAAAATAAAACAAATGAAAAGTCTATGTGTAACTGGCGAAACGCGGATAACCGTGAGGGAGCACATAGTGACGTAGCCGTTCGCCTGGGCAGAGGTAAGGGATTTAATATCCTTTACCTCTTTCTGCTTATTAAGGGGGGAAGGAAGTAAAAGTTGATATATCCAATAAAAAATATTAGAATATTAAAAATAACAAACGATTTGAAATTAAGTAAAAACAAAAAGGGGATAACAATAAAATGAGCGCAATAACTATAGACAAGGTAAAAACAATCAAAACATTAAACAGTATTGCTGAGAATGGGTTAAATGTTTTCAATAAAGATACCTATACGATTGATAATAATAGTGAAAATCCTGATGCGATTGTTGTTCGCAGCTATAACATGCATGAAATGGAGTTTGGAAGTAATCTAAAAGCAATCGCACGTGCTGGTGCCGGTGTCAATAATATTCCTGTTGAAAGATGTACGGAAGAAGGAATTGTTGTTTTTAATACGCCTGGTGCAAATGCTAATGCTGTAAAGGAAATGATTCTTACTGTATTAATTGCTTCATCACGTAACCTTTTTGATGGTGTAGCATGGACAAAGACATTAGTGGGCGAAGGTGCAGAGGTTCCTAAGCTTGTAGAAGCAGGAAAGAAACAATTTGTAGGAAAAGAAATTAAGGGGAAAACTCTTGGTATAATAGGTTTAGGAGCGATTGGTGCTCTTGTTGCAAATGATGCCCTTGATTTAGATATGGATGTAATTGGTTTTGATCCGTTCATCTCTGTAGATACTGCCTGGAATTTAGCACGCAATGTACAACGTGCGATGACGATTGAACAATTGTTTGCAAACTCCGATTATATCACAGTACATGTTCCGCTAACTGATGACACAAAGGGAATGTTTAATCAAGAAACATTCAGCATCATGAAGCCAGACGTTCATATTTTAAATTTTTCACGAGGCGAGCTAGTGAATGAAGCAGATATGGAAGCTGCACTCGAAAGTGGAAAAGTTGGTAAGTATATTACAGACTTCCCGAATGAAAATGTATTGAAAATGAAAAATACCATCCCAGTTCCACATCTTGGTGCCTCTACTGCTGAATCAGAAGAAAACTGTGCCATTATGGCTGCTCGTCAAGTGCAGGAGTTTCTAAATACAGGAAATATCAAAAACTCAGTGAATTTTCCAAACGCTAACCTTCCTTATACAGGACAACTACGAGTGGCAGCTTTCCACAAAAACGTTCCAAACATGGTGGGTCAGATCACATCTGTTATTTCAAGCTATAATTTGAACATTGCTGACATGATTAACAGAAGCCGCGGTGGATATGCTTACACAATGGTTCACATTGAAGATAAAGCAAACGGTGATATCATCCCTGGTTTAGAGGAAAAAATCAGCCAAATAACAGGCGTTGTTACAGCTCGTATTATTTAAACAAAGCAGGAATAAATATCTTAGACATATATATTTAAAAAGGAGTCCAATCCAACGATTGGGCTCCTTTTGTCACTGTCGGAACTTGCCGAGCAATTAGTGAACTTTAGTGTTAAGTAATTTAATGCCCATGGCAATAAAAACAATTCCTGTTAATCTATTCAACACATTTCCAACTTTCGCATTGCTTCTTAATTTATTTGTCGCCATTGAGGAAAAGAAGGCTGTAATTAAACACCAAGTGCCCCCTGTTAAAGTGAAAGTCAATCCTAGTAAAATAAAAGGAATCGGACTTGAAACCCCAGGGCTAGTATGAATAAATTGGGGCAGGAAAGCTATGAAAAACAAGGCAACTTTTGGATTAGTCACATTCGTTAGCATACCTTGCAGGAATATTTTTTTATTACTCTGCTTCGGTAAGTCTTTTTGCTCATTTATTGTCTTTTTGGTTATTAACATTTTAAAACCTAAATAAGCTAAATAAATAGCCCCAATAATTTTGATTAAATTAAACAAGAATGCTGATTGCATTAAAATAACG of the Bacillus sp. 1NLA3E genome contains:
- a CDS encoding Fur-regulated basic protein FbpA produces the protein MGDILRKAVEDRRKKLIEKLIAFNVYKKEDKHLFELSLTELENEYRGFQLYSHPHGDFGSIQFY
- a CDS encoding DUF2325 domain-containing protein, giving the protein MIRKGKGIPGKFDLILVLTDFISHSDSGAIKRKAQDQGIPICFSKRSWCSIYQEISGKLNR
- a CDS encoding GGDEF domain-containing protein, with translation MTIENFFKKVNDTYGHKEGDLVLKELGDILKNSARSFDIVSRNGGEEFSVILLDCPMKRAVEIGELIRRNVESHLFILSSCKKINITISIGLACFDETTKDPALLIDDADKALYQAKRTGRNKVCVYLHSSNNAFL
- a CDS encoding LytS/YhcK type 5TM receptor domain-containing protein; the encoded protein is MLYSIHLGNTIIDLRHIPIILLSLYGGAVPALVSMVLVIFGRFLIGINSSSYLAAILIVSI
- a CDS encoding threonine aldolase family protein; its protein translation is MYSFKNDYSEGAHPRILNALIESNFVQEEGYGEDRYSQKAIALLKERMDCTDVDIHFLTGGTQTNLTAISAFLRPHEAAIAASTGHILGHETGAIEATGHKIISIDTEDGKLSPSHLEAALDAHPDEHMVKPKLVYISNSTEIGSIYKKKELEQLSRFCREHNLVLFMDGARLGSALCSAENDLELIDLPALVDAFYIGGTKNGALIGEALVICRDYLKKDFRYHIKQKGGLLAKGRLLGVQFLELFRDNLFFDSATHANNMADLLRDEISKANIKFLNHSPSNQIFPILPNSLITELQNKYSFHIWEKVDSDHSAIRLVTSWATKEGEVLAFIEDIKALKK
- a CDS encoding sulfite exporter TauE/SafE family protein — protein: MLLSITMLFLGLLLGFIGAGGSGFIIAILVTVFHIPIHEALGTAVPVMFINVITGSMSHFREGNIYVKQGLLVGLFGGIGAYFGMRLTTLINPNVLMLFTVFALASSGVLIWLKTRMKLQKEEVKKEPVFLSYVGIGLGNGLISGTFGIGAAPFIQLSLLKWLHFPMRIAAGTTMLVLLPVAFFASIGSIQNGYFDLMLFFQVAISTMFGTYVGAKLTSKLPQVFLRYGIVVTPIVSATLLLMNFL
- a CDS encoding DUF445 domain-containing protein yields the protein MSTKTRESKKIARYSLIIMGIGFIATIPFQGSFWVNLLQGGFEAGLVGGLADWFAVTALFRHPLGLPIPHTSLLANNRKRMTNGLVSTIKNDWLSKESIQGKVKQVHFSDKLVTRIEQEIHTEPFRNGLIKMIKEIICNIDVEKISPFVKKQITSALSKIDMSKFLQLLSTQLLKEQFDQRVLDHILKKAETWLKQEQTSQRLGTVSMNLLNKIELDGILQFALNSIKNILSEEKLGNIVKKLLLSGIHSLQDSNDQNRAALILYIRKEIQGINENSELLEGIEKWKNQLLENWEPDETITNMLIHIQKNVLELIETQSFMDIYLIPLINHTLGKIKERNTNIDNWIQNQIVNLIENNHSQIGNLVQENLDKLDDETLIDMMENNIGKDLQWIRVNGAVCGFIIGIILTGIQVVASLMQFSL
- a CDS encoding EAL domain-containing protein; translated protein: MNTTNLKRKLFILIYFVTFSIFLYYWKGHPIVSLIGTCVFSSIAYAISTTWLISSFRKITGKQRYIWLWLGLCGFCLLVAQLYWTIYQITFQTIPYGNLGDLIRLIGYVMNLIALFYVMKVMKDTIPMIAFLFHVVILMIVGFSICWSFIIHPILNYPRELSVLSSSISTGYILLDASLFFAIICLLYSSFNPAVRKVFYMISLPLLIQIMADAFYNYQSYYEKYTNGNYVNLLWPMAQLLMGLSALLSREFQWIQRESRMKIGSPENKGFYITYISSGLFLIVSLVYHQGKLDVLQIGIYLIMLLLLFKQVFSTIENRRMIEKLYRLAGSESTNQTGTGSTKRGNYIQGLFLKIEELVHFDALTKLANNSLFHKRVQLEIDLMQHREGKFSILFIDMDRFKNINDRLGHHGGNLLLQQIADRFCSTLGGKAMISRMSGDEFTILLPDTNQQKSILVAEKIIHEFSKPFFIKGNEVYSTASIGISIYPDHGNDVDVLMKNADTAMYLAKEEGKNQFKIFSVTLQQKQTRRIELESQLRRAIQQEQFLLYYQPLVELGSGGVVGTEALIRWNHPELGMISPLEFIPLAEDTGLIEPIGTWVMKTACQQMKEWQEAGLTNIFISVNVSAKQFKDPLFTSKVVGILSETGLDPHLLKIELTESVLQDIEIMIPILMRLKDLGVKIAIDDFGTGYSSLAYLKHLPIDCLKIDKAFIDELIDNPEGPLVKTIMSMGKNLQYEVIAEGIETKEQVKFLKEIDCVLGQGYYYSRPLSATEFESYVNESYLTAAVS